A stretch of the Streptomyces sp. NBC_01428 genome encodes the following:
- a CDS encoding FAD-dependent oxidoreductase — protein sequence MIHPVAVIGAGPYGLSTAAHLRARGIPVRVFGEPMVSWRDHMPEGMLLKSTPAASNIDAPQPGHTLGDYCAAAGIPRLVTDEDIIPVETFIAYGEWFRQKLVPELEQVRVVSVDRRSGPDAAGSGGFDIKLDSGESFTARAVVVATGLSGLAHLPPELAGAAADGPTPSGPVSHSSQHHDLRRFSGKELIVVGAGQSALETAALAAEAGAQVRVVSRGKGAVDFGAPPWDQPKLRPESPFGRAWSLWALSYYPQPYRHLPAEARHYLVRRVLGPLGAWWLRDRFEGKVGVREVERIVSAAATDGQPVLTVRTHGGRVEELTADHVMAATGYRVDIAAMDFLGHELRAGLAASRGTPRLGAGYRSSLPGLYFTGLPAASSYGPVMRFVCGTEFASPRLARHLAAAHG from the coding sequence GTGATTCATCCGGTAGCAGTCATCGGCGCGGGGCCGTACGGACTGTCCACCGCCGCCCATCTGCGGGCGCGGGGCATTCCGGTGCGGGTCTTCGGCGAGCCCATGGTGAGCTGGCGCGACCACATGCCCGAGGGAATGCTCCTCAAGTCGACTCCGGCCGCCTCGAACATCGACGCCCCCCAGCCGGGGCACACCCTCGGTGACTACTGCGCGGCGGCGGGGATACCGCGCCTGGTCACGGACGAGGACATCATCCCGGTCGAGACGTTCATCGCGTACGGGGAGTGGTTCCGGCAGAAGCTCGTGCCCGAGCTGGAGCAGGTGCGGGTCGTCTCGGTCGACCGCAGGAGCGGCCCTGACGCGGCCGGGTCCGGGGGATTCGACATCAAGCTGGACTCGGGGGAGTCGTTCACCGCCCGCGCGGTCGTCGTCGCCACCGGGCTGTCGGGGCTGGCCCACCTGCCTCCCGAGTTGGCCGGGGCGGCGGCGGACGGTCCCACGCCCTCCGGCCCGGTCTCGCACAGCTCGCAACACCACGACCTGCGGCGCTTCTCCGGCAAGGAGCTGATCGTCGTCGGCGCCGGCCAGTCGGCGCTGGAGACGGCGGCACTGGCGGCGGAGGCGGGCGCGCAGGTCCGTGTCGTGTCCCGGGGGAAGGGGGCGGTCGACTTCGGTGCGCCTCCGTGGGACCAGCCGAAGCTGCGGCCGGAGTCGCCGTTCGGCCGCGCCTGGTCCCTGTGGGCCCTGAGCTACTACCCGCAGCCCTACCGTCATCTGCCCGCCGAGGCCCGGCACTACCTGGTGCGCCGCGTGCTCGGACCCCTCGGTGCCTGGTGGCTCAGGGACCGCTTCGAGGGCAAGGTCGGTGTCCGTGAGGTGGAGCGGATCGTCAGCGCGGCGGCCACCGACGGACAACCCGTCCTCACGGTGCGGACCCATGGGGGCCGGGTCGAGGAACTCACCGCCGATCACGTCATGGCGGCGACCGGCTATCGCGTCGACATCGCCGCGATGGACTTCCTCGGGCATGAGCTCCGAGCAGGGCTGGCCGCGAGCCGCGGCACGCCGAGGCTGGGCGCCGGGTACCGCTCCTCGCTGCCGGGGCTGTATTTCACGGGCCTGCCGGCGGCGTCCTCGTACGGTCCGGTGATGCGCTTCGTGTGCGGCACGGAGTTCGCCTCCCCGCGGCTCGCCAGGCACCTGGCGGCCGCGCACGGGTGA
- a CDS encoding carboxylate--amine ligase: protein MARSSSGVPVDADREVPGLIVKFGAYPLHHGGVGAIRSLGRLGIPMYAITEDRYTPAASSRYLRRAFVWPTTGTEEPEQLVEGLLRVGRRIGRPTVLVPTDEEAAVLIAEHQEELAGRFLFPRVDAKLPRRLASKQGLHELCVEHGIPSPAAAFPQSYEEIEAFAEKAHFPLVAKNREAFVRRSRPAVNGTTRIATREGLMALARDWGPQPGVILQEYLPREDAEDWIVHACFDADSTPLAMFTGVKVRSWPPHAGMTANAYVVDNPELADIAARFIKQIGFTGIIDLDLRFDRRDGQYKLLDFNPRMGAQFRLFESESGIDVVRALHLNLTGRAVPEGEQRAGHRYIVENIDLPALLAYRRSGYTTPHAPARASGTELAWLAGDDLRPFFTMLARFVRPGARHLYHLWRTNRRGSTSSSTAK, encoded by the coding sequence ATGGCCAGGAGTTCCAGCGGCGTGCCGGTCGACGCCGACCGTGAAGTCCCGGGCCTGATAGTCAAGTTCGGCGCCTATCCGCTGCACCACGGCGGGGTGGGAGCCATCCGGAGCCTGGGCCGGCTGGGCATACCCATGTACGCCATCACCGAGGACCGGTACACGCCGGCCGCCAGTTCGCGCTATCTGCGGCGCGCGTTCGTGTGGCCGACCACGGGGACGGAGGAACCCGAACAGCTCGTCGAAGGGCTGCTGCGCGTCGGCCGGCGCATCGGGCGACCCACCGTCCTCGTCCCGACCGACGAGGAGGCCGCGGTACTGATCGCCGAGCATCAGGAGGAGTTGGCCGGCCGCTTCCTCTTCCCGCGGGTGGACGCCAAGCTGCCGCGTCGGCTCGCCAGCAAGCAGGGGCTGCACGAGCTGTGCGTGGAGCACGGCATCCCCAGCCCCGCCGCGGCTTTTCCACAGTCGTACGAGGAGATCGAGGCGTTCGCCGAGAAGGCGCACTTCCCGCTCGTCGCCAAGAACCGCGAGGCGTTCGTGCGACGCAGCCGGCCGGCGGTGAACGGGACGACCCGGATCGCGACCCGGGAAGGGCTGATGGCCCTCGCCCGGGACTGGGGGCCGCAACCCGGCGTGATCCTCCAGGAGTACCTGCCGAGGGAGGACGCGGAGGACTGGATCGTGCACGCCTGCTTCGACGCGGACTCGACGCCGCTCGCGATGTTCACCGGCGTCAAGGTCCGCTCCTGGCCGCCGCACGCGGGCATGACGGCGAACGCGTACGTCGTCGACAATCCGGAACTCGCGGACATCGCCGCACGTTTCATCAAACAGATCGGCTTCACCGGAATCATCGACCTCGACCTGCGTTTCGACCGACGCGACGGTCAGTACAAGCTGCTCGACTTCAACCCGCGCATGGGCGCTCAGTTCCGGCTCTTCGAGAGCGAGTCGGGGATCGACGTCGTCCGTGCCCTGCATCTGAACCTGACCGGCCGTGCTGTTCCGGAGGGGGAACAGCGCGCCGGCCACCGGTACATCGTGGAGAACATCGACCTGCCGGCTCTGCTCGCCTACCGGCGCAGCGGTTACACGACACCGCACGCGCCGGCCCGCGCGAGCGGTACGGAGCTGGCCTGGCTCGCGGGTGACGACCTGCGGCCGTTCTTCACGATGCTCGCGCGCTTCGTGCGGCCGGGCGCGAGGCATCTGTACCACCTGTGGCGGACCAACCGCCGCGGCAGCACCAGCAGTTCCACCGCGAAGTAG
- a CDS encoding peptide MFS transporter has product MSRSSVEAEPGPPPADDTAFLGQPRGLLTLSGLEVWERFSFLGMQAILVLYFADTVSHGGLGMAPGTAASVSAAYGTLVYLVSVAGGWLADRMLGAYRAVLWGGILIACGHYAMAIPAAAATWAGLGLISAGTGLLKPNVATMVGKLYRTDDERRDAGFALYYMAINIGAFAGPLITAWLGDHEGWHWGFSAAAVGMTFGLIQYVAGRRHLAGRTRAAEFALAPDAMRRAVRGIVLGLLAVAVLAVLLASVGWLTMDRFVDLLTVVSVILPVVYFWVMFTSPRVTSEERGRLRPYVVLFLASTVFNFILFQAYSTMILLASSNAESTIFGFDFPAGWYASALGAFEVALAPVVAAVWMRMGTRQPHASNKIALGVVLGGLSFLLIVLPTSGHSGDDYLMSVWWIVGSYLLLGLGDVLLETSGLSATTKLAPAAFSSQTMSLWFLSLALANGIQAQTVKLYDDVSKPAYFGVNGAIAVAAGLAVMALAPWLRRTMHPVH; this is encoded by the coding sequence GTGTCCCGCAGCTCCGTGGAAGCCGAACCCGGCCCGCCCCCGGCCGACGACACCGCCTTCCTCGGCCAGCCCAGGGGGCTCCTGACGCTCTCCGGCCTGGAGGTCTGGGAGCGGTTCTCGTTCCTCGGCATGCAGGCGATCCTCGTCCTCTACTTCGCCGACACCGTGTCCCACGGCGGGCTCGGCATGGCGCCGGGCACCGCCGCCTCGGTCTCGGCGGCCTACGGAACGCTCGTCTACCTGGTCTCCGTCGCCGGCGGCTGGCTCGCCGACCGGATGCTCGGCGCGTACCGCGCGGTCCTGTGGGGCGGCATCCTGATCGCCTGCGGCCACTACGCCATGGCGATCCCGGCGGCCGCCGCGACCTGGGCGGGCCTCGGCCTGATCAGCGCGGGCACCGGCCTGCTCAAGCCGAACGTCGCCACCATGGTCGGCAAGCTCTACCGGACCGACGACGAGCGCCGCGACGCCGGTTTCGCCCTCTACTACATGGCGATCAACATCGGCGCCTTCGCCGGTCCCCTGATCACCGCCTGGCTCGGCGACCACGAGGGCTGGCACTGGGGCTTCTCGGCGGCGGCGGTCGGCATGACCTTCGGCCTGATCCAGTACGTGGCGGGCCGCCGTCACCTGGCCGGGCGCACCCGCGCGGCGGAATTCGCCCTCGCGCCGGACGCCATGCGCCGCGCCGTCCGCGGGATCGTCCTCGGACTGCTGGCCGTCGCGGTCCTCGCCGTGCTCCTCGCCTCCGTCGGCTGGCTGACCATGGACCGCTTCGTCGACCTGCTGACCGTCGTCTCGGTGATCCTGCCCGTCGTCTATTTCTGGGTGATGTTCACCAGCCCCCGGGTGACGTCCGAGGAACGCGGCAGGCTGCGCCCCTACGTGGTCCTCTTCCTCGCCTCGACCGTCTTCAACTTCATCCTCTTCCAGGCCTACTCGACGATGATCCTGCTGGCCTCGTCGAACGCCGAGTCGACGATCTTCGGCTTCGACTTCCCGGCCGGCTGGTACGCCTCCGCGCTGGGTGCCTTCGAGGTCGCCCTCGCGCCGGTGGTGGCCGCCGTCTGGATGCGGATGGGCACCCGCCAGCCGCACGCCTCGAACAAGATCGCCCTCGGGGTCGTGCTCGGCGGTCTGTCGTTCCTGCTCATCGTGCTGCCGACCTCCGGCCACAGCGGGGACGACTACCTGATGTCGGTCTGGTGGATCGTCGGCTCCTATCTGCTGCTCGGCCTCGGAGACGTCCTCCTGGAGACGTCCGGCCTGTCCGCGACCACCAAGCTCGCCCCGGCCGCCTTCTCCAGCCAGACGATGTCCCTCTGGTTCCTGTCCCTCGCGCTCGCCAACGGCATCCAGGCCCAGACGGTGAAGCTCTACGACGACGTCTCCAAGCCCGCCTACTTCGGCGTCAACGGCGCGATCGCGGTGGCGGCGGGCCTGGCCGTGATGGCCCTCGCCCCCTGGCTCCGCCGCACGATGCATCCCGTCCACTGA
- a CDS encoding LolA family protein — protein MAPYETDDSAQAADEADDVRTGRHRAARYVVPVAVVGVAAATIGLVPALASSGDPDLPKVTAQQLIEKIAKSDVQQLSGTVKITTDLGLPDLGGLASGFASGAVKGDGGSSADPQSKLMELASGTHTLRVAADGPDKGKVSLLDNASEYSVIHNGKDVWGYDSKSNEVYHATAPESAGAKGKAPHDVPATPKDLADEALKSVDDTTSVTVDGTAQVAGRDAYKLVVKPRQSGSTVGAISIAVDAKTGLPLKFTLTPASGGAAVVDAGFTKVDFSRPAASTFAFTPPKGAKVTEGDDHESAGKTPGHQGPDKAFPKGDESLRKGDKDLAGLDGVKTIGKGWSTIAEFDTGGKGMPSGAKGSSGNSDVDGFLNSLGDHVTGKFGSGTVFSTRLVNALITDDGKVYAGAVTKAALVKAADAAH, from the coding sequence ATGGCACCGTACGAAACCGACGACAGCGCGCAGGCCGCCGACGAGGCCGACGACGTGCGGACCGGGCGACACAGGGCCGCGCGGTACGTCGTTCCGGTCGCGGTGGTGGGGGTGGCGGCGGCGACCATCGGGCTCGTCCCCGCACTCGCCTCGTCCGGAGACCCCGACCTGCCGAAGGTCACCGCGCAGCAACTCATCGAGAAGATCGCCAAGTCGGACGTCCAGCAGCTGTCCGGCACGGTCAAGATCACCACCGACCTGGGACTGCCCGACCTGGGCGGCCTGGCGAGCGGCTTCGCGTCCGGCGCCGTCAAGGGTGACGGCGGCTCCTCCGCCGACCCGCAGTCCAAGCTCATGGAGCTGGCCTCCGGCACGCACACGCTGCGCGTCGCCGCCGACGGCCCGGACAAGGGCAAGGTCTCCCTCCTCGACAACGCCTCCGAGTACAGCGTCATCCACAACGGCAAGGACGTGTGGGGGTACGACAGCAAGTCGAACGAGGTCTACCACGCGACCGCCCCCGAGTCCGCGGGTGCGAAGGGCAAGGCGCCGCACGACGTGCCGGCCACTCCCAAGGACCTCGCCGACGAGGCCCTCAAGTCCGTGGACGACACGACGTCCGTGACCGTCGACGGCACCGCGCAGGTTGCGGGCCGCGACGCGTACAAGCTGGTCGTCAAGCCCCGGCAGTCCGGCTCCACGGTCGGCGCGATCAGCATCGCGGTGGACGCGAAGACCGGGCTGCCGCTGAAGTTCACGCTGACCCCGGCGAGCGGTGGCGCGGCCGTCGTGGACGCGGGCTTCACCAAGGTCGACTTCTCCCGGCCCGCCGCGTCGACGTTCGCCTTCACCCCGCCGAAGGGCGCGAAGGTCACCGAGGGCGACGACCACGAGAGCGCCGGGAAGACGCCGGGGCACCAGGGTCCGGACAAGGCGTTCCCCAAGGGCGACGAGTCGCTCCGCAAGGGCGACAAGGACCTGGCCGGTCTCGACGGGGTGAAGACCATCGGCAAGGGCTGGAGCACCATCGCGGAGTTCGACACGGGCGGCAAGGGCATGCCCTCCGGCGCGAAGGGCTCGTCCGGCAACAGTGACGTCGACGGCTTCCTGAACTCCCTCGGCGACCACGTCACCGGCAAGTTCGGCTCGGGCACGGTCTTCTCCACCCGCCTGGTCAACGCGCTGATCACGGACGACGGCAAGGTGTACGCCGGTGCCGTCACCAAGGCCGCGCTGGTGAAGGCGGCCGACGCGGCCCACTGA
- a CDS encoding LysM peptidoglycan-binding domain-containing protein has translation MPAGTQRHGRTTFITRGVIAAGTGALALALPLMSATGAHAATPQVAKTATVPNVSLVTYKVVAGDTLTKIAKKYPSSGGWQKLYAANRAVIGDNPAHLRTGLTLTVGTKTGKAPAKAATAAKTTATQASATTYANNLDGWIKQSLDIMGKAGIPGSYDGIYRNVMRESSGNPQAINNWDSNAAAGIPSKGLLQVIDPTFQAYHVAGTSMDPYDPVANITAACNYAADKYGSIDNVNGAY, from the coding sequence ATGCCCGCAGGAACGCAGCGTCACGGCCGTACCACCTTCATCACCCGCGGAGTGATCGCCGCCGGAACGGGCGCCCTCGCCCTCGCCCTCCCGCTCATGAGCGCGACCGGCGCCCACGCCGCGACCCCCCAGGTCGCCAAGACCGCGACCGTCCCGAACGTCTCGCTCGTCACCTACAAGGTGGTCGCCGGCGACACCCTGACCAAGATCGCGAAGAAGTACCCGTCGAGCGGCGGCTGGCAGAAGCTGTACGCGGCGAACCGCGCCGTCATCGGCGACAACCCCGCCCACCTCCGCACGGGCCTGACCCTGACGGTCGGCACGAAGACCGGGAAGGCTCCGGCGAAGGCGGCCACGGCCGCCAAGACCACCGCCACCCAGGCGTCCGCCACCACGTACGCCAACAACCTGGACGGCTGGATCAAGCAGTCCCTGGACATCATGGGCAAGGCGGGCATTCCGGGCAGCTACGACGGCATCTACCGCAACGTGATGCGCGAGTCCTCCGGCAACCCCCAGGCCATCAACAACTGGGACTCCAACGCGGCCGCGGGCATCCCCTCGAAGGGCCTCCTTCAGGTCATCGACCCGACGTTCCAGGCCTACCACGTGGCCGGCACGTCGATGGACCCCTACGACCCGGTCGCCAACATCACGGCCGCCTGCAACTACGCCGCCGACAAGTACGGCTCGATCGACAACGTCAACGGCGCCTACTGA
- a CDS encoding HAD family hydrolase, which produces MAAPTAYSLIATDLDGTLLRGDDTLSDRSRAALAKVTASGAQHLVVTGRPAPRVRPLLDDLGGAGLAVCGQGAQLYDAGTDRLLWSVTLDRELAETALGKIEAEVGLLYAAVDQDGVDGLTLIEPGYVMPHPTLPAVRVRRRDDLWAQPISKVLLRHPTMSDDELASAARGVVGSLATVTMSGPGTVELQPCGVTKATGLALAATHLGLTPSATLAFGDMPNDIPMFDWAAHGVAMANAHPELKAVADEVTLSNEDDGIAVVLERIFGF; this is translated from the coding sequence ATGGCCGCTCCGACTGCATATTCACTCATCGCCACTGACCTGGACGGAACGCTGCTGCGCGGCGACGACACGCTCTCCGACCGGTCACGGGCCGCGTTGGCGAAGGTGACCGCGTCGGGCGCGCAGCACCTGGTGGTGACGGGCCGTCCCGCACCGCGCGTTCGACCGCTGCTCGACGATCTCGGCGGTGCGGGGCTGGCGGTGTGCGGTCAGGGCGCTCAGCTGTACGACGCGGGGACGGACCGGCTGCTGTGGTCGGTGACCCTGGACAGGGAGTTGGCGGAGACGGCGCTCGGAAAGATCGAGGCGGAGGTCGGCCTGCTGTACGCGGCGGTGGACCAGGACGGCGTGGACGGGCTGACGCTCATCGAGCCGGGCTATGTGATGCCGCACCCCACGCTTCCTGCGGTGCGGGTGCGGCGCCGGGACGACCTCTGGGCGCAGCCGATCAGCAAGGTGCTGCTCCGCCACCCCACGATGTCCGACGACGAGTTGGCCTCGGCGGCGCGGGGAGTGGTCGGTTCGCTGGCGACGGTCACCATGTCGGGGCCGGGGACCGTCGAACTCCAGCCATGCGGGGTGACCAAGGCCACCGGTCTCGCGCTGGCCGCGACGCACCTCGGTCTCACCCCGTCGGCGACGCTGGCCTTCGGTGACATGCCCAACGACATCCCGATGTTCGACTGGGCCGCCCACGGGGTCGCGATGGCCAACGCCCATCCGGAACTGAAGGCGGTGGCGGACGAGGTCACGCTGTCGAACGAGGACGACGGGATCGCGGTGGTCCTGGAACGGATCTTCGGGTTCTAG
- a CDS encoding ABC transporter ATP-binding protein: MEELSAAEPDPANAARGTASDDDAVIVTRSLSKRYRGGQLAVDGLDLTVPAGSVFGFLGPNGSGKTTTIRMLMGLIEPTSGTARVLGQPMPRATRAVLPHVGALIEGPALYGFLSGRDNLLRYDAADPAADPRTRRARVAAALDRVGLTAAGTKKAKAYSLGMKQRLGLAAALLQPRRLLVLDEPTNGLDPQGMREIRSLVRELASDGTTVFLSSHLLDEIEQVCTHAAVMARGRLITQGAVADLAAGARGRLVVTTPDGGDAARVLKEQGVTDLVVTETGVTAEPPDRELADLNAALVTAGVRVRGFGVERASLEDAFVALTGEGFDVAG, translated from the coding sequence ATGGAGGAGCTGTCCGCCGCCGAGCCCGATCCGGCGAACGCCGCGCGCGGCACCGCGTCCGACGACGACGCCGTGATCGTCACGCGCTCACTGAGCAAGCGCTACCGCGGCGGACAGCTCGCCGTGGACGGTCTGGACCTGACCGTCCCGGCGGGCAGCGTCTTCGGCTTCCTCGGGCCGAACGGCTCGGGCAAGACCACCACCATCCGCATGCTGATGGGCCTGATCGAGCCGACCTCGGGCACGGCCCGTGTCCTGGGGCAGCCCATGCCCCGGGCCACGCGGGCCGTGCTCCCGCACGTCGGGGCCCTGATCGAGGGCCCCGCGCTGTACGGCTTCCTCTCCGGGCGGGACAACCTCCTGCGGTACGACGCCGCCGACCCGGCGGCCGACCCCCGCACCCGGCGGGCCCGCGTCGCCGCCGCCCTCGACCGGGTCGGGCTGACCGCGGCGGGCACCAAGAAGGCGAAGGCGTACTCCCTGGGCATGAAGCAGCGGCTCGGGCTCGCGGCCGCGCTGCTCCAGCCGCGCCGCCTGCTCGTCCTGGACGAACCGACCAACGGCCTCGATCCGCAGGGCATGCGCGAGATCCGCTCCCTGGTCAGGGAACTGGCCTCCGACGGCACCACCGTCTTCCTCTCCTCGCACCTCCTCGACGAGATCGAGCAGGTCTGCACCCACGCCGCCGTGATGGCGCGGGGCCGGCTCATCACCCAGGGCGCCGTCGCCGACCTCGCGGCGGGCGCACGCGGACGGCTGGTCGTGACCACCCCGGACGGGGGCGACGCGGCCCGGGTGCTCAAGGAGCAGGGCGTGACGGATCTCGTCGTGACGGAGACGGGCGTGACCGCCGAACCACCGGACCGCGAACTCGCCGACCTGAACGCAGCGTTGGTCACGGCGGGTGTCCGGGTCCGCGGCTTCGGGGTCGAACGGGCCTCGCTGGAGGACGCCTTCGTGGCACTGACGGGGGAGGGCTTCGATGTCGCGGGCTGA
- a CDS encoding polyprenyl synthetase family protein produces MTVVGPFGLSVRDQALEADVQAGLAAVEEGLLEATKSEVPFITEAAQHLVRAGGKRFRPLLVMLAAQFGDPYAPGVVPSAVVVELTHLATLYHDDVMDEAEVRRGVDSANARWGNSVAVLTGDFLFARASYILADLGPDAVRIQAEAFERLVTGQILETAGPRDGRDPVDHYLDVLSGKTGSLVAVACRFGAMMSGADETVVDVLTQYGERLGVAFQLADDVLDIASESHESGKTPGTDLREGIPTLPVLRLRERAERLGLAEDIALCELLDSDLTDDARHAEALTRLREHPALEQARRDTVRYAEDARSALAPLPECDAKAALVELADAVVHRAG; encoded by the coding sequence GTGACCGTCGTCGGGCCGTTCGGGCTGAGCGTGCGGGACCAGGCTCTCGAAGCCGATGTCCAGGCCGGATTGGCGGCTGTCGAGGAGGGCTTGCTCGAAGCCACCAAGAGCGAGGTCCCCTTCATCACGGAAGCCGCCCAGCACCTCGTGCGTGCCGGGGGAAAGCGGTTCAGGCCGCTGCTCGTGATGCTCGCCGCGCAGTTCGGTGATCCCTACGCGCCGGGTGTCGTGCCCTCGGCCGTGGTCGTCGAGCTGACCCATCTCGCCACGCTGTACCACGACGACGTGATGGACGAGGCCGAGGTCAGGCGCGGTGTCGACAGCGCGAACGCCCGCTGGGGCAACTCGGTGGCCGTCCTCACCGGAGACTTCCTCTTCGCCCGCGCCTCGTACATCCTGGCCGACCTCGGGCCCGACGCGGTCCGCATCCAGGCCGAGGCGTTCGAGCGGCTGGTGACCGGCCAGATCCTGGAGACCGCGGGACCGCGCGACGGCCGGGACCCGGTCGATCACTACCTCGACGTGCTGAGCGGCAAGACCGGCTCGCTGGTCGCCGTCGCGTGCCGCTTCGGCGCGATGATGTCCGGCGCCGACGAGACGGTCGTCGACGTGCTGACGCAGTACGGCGAGCGCCTCGGCGTCGCCTTCCAGCTCGCGGACGACGTCCTCGACATCGCCTCCGAGTCGCACGAGTCGGGCAAGACCCCGGGAACCGACCTGCGCGAGGGCATCCCCACGCTGCCGGTGCTGCGGCTGCGCGAGCGCGCGGAGCGGCTGGGCCTCGCCGAGGACATCGCGCTGTGCGAGCTGCTGGACTCCGACCTCACGGACGACGCGCGGCACGCCGAGGCCCTGACCCGGCTGCGGGAGCACCCCGCGCTGGAGCAGGCCCGCCGGGACACCGTGCGGTACGCGGAGGACGCGCGCTCCGCGCTGGCCCCGCTGCCCGAGTGCGACGCCAAGGCCGCTCTGGTCGAGCTGGCGGACGCCGTGGTGCACCGGGCCGGCTGA
- a CDS encoding CocE/NonD family hydrolase encodes MRIRTSFPYETVHEDVLVPLPDGTRLYARIWRPVTEEPVPALLEYLPYRLTDWTAPRDWQRHPWYAGHGYASVRVDVRGHGNSEGMPGDEYSETELADGVAVVEWLAAQPWCTGRVGMFGISWGGFNSLQIAALAPEALKAVVTVCSTDDRYDNDVHYTGGSVLAVDMHAWAATMLAFVARPPDPVHVGEVMWRDMWTERLEAVDPFIHTWLAHQTRDAYWRHGSACEDYGAIRAAVLAVGGWHDPYRDTVLRLVENLPPDRVRGLIGPWSHQYPDRGLPPGPAIGFLQETLRWWDHWLKDEDSGALAVPLLRSYVMDAHPPATVYAELPGRWVGDPAWPSPSVTPVPYAFQGAPRLVRSPQHTGVDAGRFFPFGNDADLPPDQREEDARSVCFEFEVPQETWVLGRPRVRLRLMSASARGQVIARLCDVAPDGASTLVTRGVLNLSARTGRDQAVPWEPGTTEDVEFELNGIGYAFPPGHRIRLSVSSAYWPWVWPQPGSEAGFTLDPAGSSLELPVRAQESDPSITFGEAEEAEPLGVVVPVTLDEPRPERLVLRDVAAGTWRLDVDPRYGGTRVYPDGLEFTEEARETYTIDETDPLSARARSTWSVRLHRPDLPWDARVETTSAITCDARDFITSNEVVCRDGDEVVFHRTWEKRIPRTAG; translated from the coding sequence ATGCGCATCCGTACGTCCTTCCCCTACGAGACCGTTCACGAGGACGTCCTCGTCCCGCTCCCGGACGGCACCCGGCTGTACGCCCGGATCTGGCGGCCGGTGACGGAAGAGCCCGTACCGGCGCTCCTGGAGTACCTCCCGTACCGGCTGACCGACTGGACGGCACCGCGCGACTGGCAGCGCCATCCCTGGTACGCCGGGCACGGCTACGCCTCCGTCCGCGTCGACGTGCGCGGCCACGGCAACTCGGAGGGCATGCCGGGCGACGAGTACTCGGAGACCGAGCTGGCCGACGGGGTCGCCGTGGTGGAGTGGCTGGCCGCCCAGCCGTGGTGCACCGGCCGGGTCGGCATGTTCGGGATCTCCTGGGGCGGCTTCAACTCCCTCCAGATCGCGGCCCTCGCGCCCGAGGCGCTCAAGGCGGTCGTCACGGTCTGCTCGACGGACGACCGCTATGACAACGACGTGCACTACACGGGTGGTTCCGTCCTCGCCGTCGACATGCACGCGTGGGCGGCCACCATGCTCGCCTTCGTCGCCCGCCCGCCGGACCCGGTGCACGTGGGTGAGGTGATGTGGCGCGACATGTGGACCGAGCGGCTGGAGGCCGTCGACCCGTTCATCCACACCTGGCTGGCGCACCAGACCCGGGACGCCTACTGGCGGCACGGCAGCGCCTGCGAGGACTACGGCGCGATCCGTGCGGCGGTCCTCGCGGTCGGCGGCTGGCACGACCCGTACCGCGACACGGTGCTGCGCCTGGTCGAGAACCTGCCGCCGGACCGCGTCCGCGGTCTCATCGGCCCCTGGTCCCACCAGTACCCCGACCGGGGCCTGCCGCCGGGCCCGGCGATCGGCTTCCTCCAGGAGACGCTCCGCTGGTGGGACCACTGGCTCAAGGACGAGGACTCGGGCGCGCTCGCCGTCCCCCTCCTGCGCTCCTACGTGATGGACGCGCATCCTCCGGCGACGGTGTACGCGGAGCTCCCGGGCCGCTGGGTCGGCGACCCGGCGTGGCCCTCGCCGTCGGTCACCCCCGTCCCGTACGCGTTCCAGGGCGCCCCGCGCCTGGTGCGCTCCCCGCAGCACACGGGGGTCGACGCGGGCCGCTTCTTCCCGTTCGGGAACGACGCGGACCTGCCGCCGGACCAGCGCGAGGAGGACGCCAGGTCCGTCTGTTTCGAGTTCGAAGTGCCGCAGGAGACGTGGGTGTTGGGCCGCCCCCGGGTCCGGCTGCGGCTGATGTCGGCGTCCGCCCGGGGCCAGGTGATCGCCCGGCTGTGCGACGTGGCCCCCGACGGCGCCTCCACCCTCGTCACCCGGGGTGTCCTCAACCTGTCGGCACGCACGGGCCGTGACCAGGCGGTTCCCTGGGAGCCGGGCACCACGGAGGACGTGGAGTTCGAGCTGAACGGCATCGGCTACGCGTTCCCCCCGGGCCACCGCATCCGCCTGAGCGTCTCCTCGGCGTACTGGCCCTGGGTCTGGCCGCAGCCCGGCTCCGAGGCCGGCTTCACGCTGGACCCTGCGGGCAGCAGCCTGGAACTCCCGGTACGGGCACAGGAGTCGGACCCCTCCATCACCTTCGGCGAGGCGGAGGAGGCCGAGCCGCTCGGCGTGGTGGTCCCGGTGACGCTCGACGAGCCGCGCCCGGAGCGCCTGGTCCTGCGTGACGTGGCCGCGGGCACCTGGCGGCTCGACGTGGACCCCCGCTACGGCGGCACCCGCGTGTATCCCGACGGTCTGGAGTTCACGGAGGAGGCGCGGGAGACGTACACGATCGACGAGACGGACCCGCTCTCCGCCCGCGCCCGCTCCACCTGGTCGGTCCGGCTGCACCGCCCCGACCTTCCCTGGGACGCCCGCGTCGAGACGACCTCGGCCATCACCTGCGACGCGCGGGACTTCATCACGTCCAACGAGGTCGTCTGCCGGGACGGCGACGAGGTCGTCTTCCACCGGACCTGGGAGAAGCGCATCCCGCGCACCGCGGGCTGA